A region of the Desulfobacter postgatei 2ac9 genome:
CTTTTTGGGCTGGCTCCGCAGACTGGACAGCGCCACTCTTCGGGCAGGTCTTCAAATTTTGTCCCTTTTTTAATTTTTCCTTTGCGATCACCCCTGTCCGGGTCATAAATGAATCCGCAATTGGTAACCTGACATTGGTACATATCCTTGGGGTCTGACATAGTTCCTCCTTTTAATTAAGGGTGCGGCCTGTTTCAGGATCGTTCTGTCTAAAGATGGTTTAAAAAATTCTGCAATATTCGATTCCAAAAGCAATAAACATGCCATATTTAAATACAATGTCGCAGAAGTTGGCATTGGATTATAGCTGTGTCTGGTTCATGAGCGCCATGCCGGCCAATCTGGCCTGCTGCTGCAACATAACATCCGCCAGCACAAGAGCGGCCATGCTCTCCACAATGGGCACGGCCCTGGCTGCCACACAGGGGTCATGTCTGCCCTTGGCCGCAAGTGTGGCCTGGCGGCCTTGGAAATCCACCGTTTCCTGGGCAAGCCCGATGGTGGCCGGGGGTTTAAACGCCACCCGGAACATAATGGGTTCTCCATTGGAGATTCCGCCC
Encoded here:
- a CDS encoding rubredoxin; the protein is MSDPKDMYQCQVTNCGFIYDPDRGDRKGKIKKGTKFEDLPEEWRCPVCGASPKSFKCLG